From Lepisosteus oculatus isolate fLepOcu1 chromosome 8, fLepOcu1.hap2, whole genome shotgun sequence, one genomic window encodes:
- the galcb gene encoding galactocerebrosidase isoform X2 yields the protein MIVKLLSILTAWACSCRCRCGAESYIVDDQIGLGRTFDGIGGLSGGGATSRLLVNYPEPYRGQILDYLFKPNFGASLHILKVEIGGDAQTTDGTEPSHMHYEDDENYFRGYEWWLMREAKKRNPNITLIGLPWAFPGWVGRGKNWPYDFPDVTAYYVVSWIIGAKQYHDLDIDYIGIWNEKSFDNKYIKVLRDSLDRVGLTNVGIIAADGDWEISSKMVVDPYLNDAVEIIGAHYPGTTTVMEALLTQKKLWSSEDYSTFNDDVGGGCWARILNQNYVNGRMTATISWNLVASYYEDLPFGRDGLMTAQEPWSGHYLVESPIWITAHTTQFAQPGWTYLQTIGHLASGGSYVALTDGLGNLTMVIETMTHDHSVCIRPPLPVFNVSAQTAIFNLKGTFAGLTMLHVWYSRFDFKTNKSTFFKQLDPLKVSNGSFALKLDVDEVYTLTTLNTGKKGSYPEPPGSSPFPKHYKDGFKVRNPSFTEAPNFADQTGVFEYFINMSDPGDHVFTLRQVVTQRPITWAADADQTISVIGDHTWQNMSVTCDIYIEKPNTGGVFIAGRVDKGGQSVRNAEGIFFWAFANGTYRVTNDLRGQVVLASGMSGTRAGVWHTLTLNIEGERAWGMLNGYPLWKNVTILGPEKGWAAIGTLGFEFAQFDNFSVDAS from the exons ATGATCGTTAAGCTCCTATCGATTTTGACTGCATGGGCTTGTTCGTGCCGGTGCCGGTGCGGGGCCGAGAGCTATATTGTGGATGATCAGATCGGTCTGGGGCGGACGTTTGATGGCATTGGCGGTCTGAGTGGCGGAGGG gCAACATCGCGTCTTCTCGTCAACTATCCCGAGCCTTATCGTGGCCAGATATTGGACTACTTATTTAAG CCAAACTTCGGAGCCTCCTTACACATTTTGAAAGTTGAAATTGGAGGTGATGCACAAACTACAG ATGGCACGGAGCCCTCTCACATGCACTACGAGGATGATGAGAACTACTTCCGGGGATACGAGTGGTGGCTAATGAGGGAGGCGAAAAAAAGGAACCCAAATATAACACTTATCG GGCTGCCTTGGGCTTTCCCTGGATGGGTGGGCAGAGGAAAGAACTGGCCCTATGACTTCCCTGATGTCACTGCTTATTACGTCGTGTCCTGGATTATTGGAGCCAAACAGTACCATGACCTGGACATCGATTATATCGGG ATATGGAATGAAAAGAGCTTTGACAACAAGTATATTAAG GTTCTTCGTGACTCTCTGGATAGAGTTGGCTTAACCAATGTGGGCATCATCGCAGCAGATGGAGACTGGGAGATTTCCAGTAAAATGGTAGTAGACCCATACCTCAATGATGCCGTTGAGATTATAGG GGCCCATTATCCAGGAACTACAACAGTGATGGAAGCACTTTTAACACAGAAGAAGCTGTGGTCCTCTGAAGATTACAGCACTTTTAATGATGATGTTGGAGGAGGGTGTTGGGCTCGAATCTTAAATCAGAACTATGTTAATGGACGAATGACCGC tactatatccTGGAACCTGGTTGCTAGTTATTATGAGGACCTGCCTTTTGGCCGTGATGGGCTGATGACAGCTCAGGAGCCGTGGAGTGGACACTACCTGGTGGAATCTCCCATATGGATAACAG CCCACACCACACAGTTTGCCCAGCCAGGATGGACGTATCTCCAGACCATTGGGCACCTGGCCAGCGGCGGCAGCTATGTGGCACTAACAGATGGGTTAGGAAATCTTACAATGGTCATTGAAACCATG ACACATGATCACTCAGTTTGTATCAGACCTCCTCTCCCCGTCTTCAATGTTTCTGCCCAAACTGCAATCTTCAACCTGAAGGGAACTTTT GCTGGACTAACAATGCTTCACGTATGGTACTCCAGGTTTGATTTCAAAACGAATAAATCTACTTTCTTCAAACAGCTCGACCCACTTAAG GTTTCCAATGGGTcctttgctttgaagctggatGTGGACGAGGTTTACACTTTAACTACACTAAACACGGGCAAGAAGGGCAGCTACCCTGAGCCACCTGGCTCGTCTCCTTTCCCAAAACACTACAAGGATGGTTTCAAAGTCC GTAACCCCTCCTTCACTGAGGCTCCAAACTTTGCTGACCAGACGGGGGTGTTTGAATATTTCATCAACATGAGTGATCCCGGAGACCATGTGTTCACCCTGCGACAGGTGGTCACTCAGCGCCCCATCACCTGGGCAGCAGATGCTGACCAGACCATCAGTGTAATTGGAGATCACACATGGCAA AACATGTCTGTGACTTGTGACATCTACATTGAAAAGCCTAACACAGGAGGCGTGTTCATTGCTGGCAGGGTGGATAAAGGAGGACAATCTGTTAGAAATGCAGAAGGCATTTTCTTCTGGGCCTTCGCAAATGGCACTTACAGAGTCACTAATGATCTCC GTGGACAGGTGGTACTTGCGTCGGGGATGTCTGGAACAAGAGCAGGGGTTTGGCACACCCTAACGCTTAATATCGAG GGGGAGCGCGCCTGGGGAATGCTGAACGGATACCCGCTGTGGAAGAACGTGACCATCCTGGGTCCCGAGAAGGGCTGGGCGGCTATAGGCACGCTCGGGTTCGAGTTTGCGCAGTTTGACAACTTCAGCGTAGATGCCAGCTGA
- the galcb gene encoding galactocerebrosidase isoform X1 translates to MIVKLLSILTAWACSCRCRCGAESYIVDDQIGLGRTFDGIGGLSGGGATSRLLVNYPEPYRGQILDYLFKPNFGASLHILKVEIGGDAQTTDGTEPSHMHYEDDENYFRGYEWWLMREAKKRNPNITLIGLPWAFPGWVGRGKNWPYDFPDVTAYYVVSWIIGAKQYHDLDIDYIGIWNEKSFDNKYIKLLRYTLDKSGLERVKIIASDNLWEPISLYMLLDAELLNVVDVIGAHYPGTTTVMEALLTQKKLWSSEDYSTFNDDVGGGCWARILNQNYVNGRMTATISWNLVASYYEDLPFGRDGLMTAQEPWSGHYLVESPIWITAHTTQFAQPGWTYLQTIGHLASGGSYVALTDGLGNLTMVIETMTHDHSVCIRPPLPVFNVSAQTAIFNLKGTFAGLTMLHVWYSRFDFKTNKSTFFKQLDPLKVSNGSFALKLDVDEVYTLTTLNTGKKGSYPEPPGSSPFPKHYKDGFKVRNPSFTEAPNFADQTGVFEYFINMSDPGDHVFTLRQVVTQRPITWAADADQTISVIGDHTWQNMSVTCDIYIEKPNTGGVFIAGRVDKGGQSVRNAEGIFFWAFANGTYRVTNDLRGQVVLASGMSGTRAGVWHTLTLNIEGERAWGMLNGYPLWKNVTILGPEKGWAAIGTLGFEFAQFDNFSVDAS, encoded by the exons ATGATCGTTAAGCTCCTATCGATTTTGACTGCATGGGCTTGTTCGTGCCGGTGCCGGTGCGGGGCCGAGAGCTATATTGTGGATGATCAGATCGGTCTGGGGCGGACGTTTGATGGCATTGGCGGTCTGAGTGGCGGAGGG gCAACATCGCGTCTTCTCGTCAACTATCCCGAGCCTTATCGTGGCCAGATATTGGACTACTTATTTAAG CCAAACTTCGGAGCCTCCTTACACATTTTGAAAGTTGAAATTGGAGGTGATGCACAAACTACAG ATGGCACGGAGCCCTCTCACATGCACTACGAGGATGATGAGAACTACTTCCGGGGATACGAGTGGTGGCTAATGAGGGAGGCGAAAAAAAGGAACCCAAATATAACACTTATCG GGCTGCCTTGGGCTTTCCCTGGATGGGTGGGCAGAGGAAAGAACTGGCCCTATGACTTCCCTGATGTCACTGCTTATTACGTCGTGTCCTGGATTATTGGAGCCAAACAGTACCATGACCTGGACATCGATTATATCGGG ATATGGAATGAAAAGAGCTTTGACAACAAGTATATTAAG CTCCTGCGCTATACGTTGGATAAGAGTGGTTTGGAACGGGTTAAAATAATTGCCAGTGATAACCTGTGGGAACCCATCTCACTTTACATGCTTCTTGATGCAGAGCTCCTGAATGTGGTTGATGTCATAGG GGCCCATTATCCAGGAACTACAACAGTGATGGAAGCACTTTTAACACAGAAGAAGCTGTGGTCCTCTGAAGATTACAGCACTTTTAATGATGATGTTGGAGGAGGGTGTTGGGCTCGAATCTTAAATCAGAACTATGTTAATGGACGAATGACCGC tactatatccTGGAACCTGGTTGCTAGTTATTATGAGGACCTGCCTTTTGGCCGTGATGGGCTGATGACAGCTCAGGAGCCGTGGAGTGGACACTACCTGGTGGAATCTCCCATATGGATAACAG CCCACACCACACAGTTTGCCCAGCCAGGATGGACGTATCTCCAGACCATTGGGCACCTGGCCAGCGGCGGCAGCTATGTGGCACTAACAGATGGGTTAGGAAATCTTACAATGGTCATTGAAACCATG ACACATGATCACTCAGTTTGTATCAGACCTCCTCTCCCCGTCTTCAATGTTTCTGCCCAAACTGCAATCTTCAACCTGAAGGGAACTTTT GCTGGACTAACAATGCTTCACGTATGGTACTCCAGGTTTGATTTCAAAACGAATAAATCTACTTTCTTCAAACAGCTCGACCCACTTAAG GTTTCCAATGGGTcctttgctttgaagctggatGTGGACGAGGTTTACACTTTAACTACACTAAACACGGGCAAGAAGGGCAGCTACCCTGAGCCACCTGGCTCGTCTCCTTTCCCAAAACACTACAAGGATGGTTTCAAAGTCC GTAACCCCTCCTTCACTGAGGCTCCAAACTTTGCTGACCAGACGGGGGTGTTTGAATATTTCATCAACATGAGTGATCCCGGAGACCATGTGTTCACCCTGCGACAGGTGGTCACTCAGCGCCCCATCACCTGGGCAGCAGATGCTGACCAGACCATCAGTGTAATTGGAGATCACACATGGCAA AACATGTCTGTGACTTGTGACATCTACATTGAAAAGCCTAACACAGGAGGCGTGTTCATTGCTGGCAGGGTGGATAAAGGAGGACAATCTGTTAGAAATGCAGAAGGCATTTTCTTCTGGGCCTTCGCAAATGGCACTTACAGAGTCACTAATGATCTCC GTGGACAGGTGGTACTTGCGTCGGGGATGTCTGGAACAAGAGCAGGGGTTTGGCACACCCTAACGCTTAATATCGAG GGGGAGCGCGCCTGGGGAATGCTGAACGGATACCCGCTGTGGAAGAACGTGACCATCCTGGGTCCCGAGAAGGGCTGGGCGGCTATAGGCACGCTCGGGTTCGAGTTTGCGCAGTTTGACAACTTCAGCGTAGATGCCAGCTGA